A window of the Nitrospirota bacterium genome harbors these coding sequences:
- the mnmE gene encoding tRNA uridine-5-carboxymethylaminomethyl(34) synthesis GTPase MnmE has protein sequence MRNDTIVAISTPPGIGALGIVRLSGPEALDIAARSFDPVGARHASPLQPRHAHFGRLVDHDTGETVDEGILTWFPAPNSYTGEDVVEMSLHGNPLILEKAVGLLCRLGARSASPGEFTRRAFLNGKIDLAQSEAVADIIGASSEAALRAARRVKQGDLSREVANLREEIIAALGYTEAVIDFAEEPDVQEHARVDIETRLKKCESMITGLLALHGKARRLREGSIALLAGEPNVGKSSLMNRLTGRDVSIVHPTPGTTRDVVREWIEMDGFPVELHDTAGLRPTSHLSPLTSHDEIESQGIARTKDLFDQADLIVWVLDASAPRGVRSVEEFAQWMNQANGSLARSIFVLNKSDLGSTVDLSWLPSPSTDVVRVSALTGEGVGNLRRALGEKLASGIQSNSEMLLLRPRHVQSLEMARASIQECRNRPLGETAPDLLAIDLREAVAHLDEITGTISTEDLLDRVFSDFCVGK, from the coding sequence GTGCGAAACGACACGATCGTGGCCATCTCAACTCCCCCCGGAATCGGCGCCCTCGGCATCGTGCGTCTCAGCGGACCGGAGGCATTGGATATCGCAGCAAGATCCTTCGATCCCGTTGGGGCGAGGCATGCCTCGCCCCTACAGCCCCGCCACGCCCACTTCGGCCGCCTCGTCGATCATGACACGGGTGAAACCGTCGACGAGGGCATTCTAACCTGGTTCCCCGCCCCCAACTCCTACACGGGGGAAGACGTCGTGGAAATGTCTCTCCACGGAAATCCCCTCATTCTCGAAAAGGCCGTCGGTCTCCTCTGCCGACTCGGTGCCCGATCCGCCTCACCCGGTGAATTCACCCGTCGGGCCTTCTTGAACGGCAAGATCGATCTGGCGCAGTCTGAGGCCGTGGCCGATATCATCGGGGCGTCCAGCGAAGCAGCCCTGCGGGCGGCGCGACGCGTGAAACAGGGGGATCTCTCCCGCGAGGTCGCCAACTTGAGGGAAGAGATCATCGCCGCGCTCGGATATACCGAAGCCGTGATCGATTTCGCCGAGGAACCGGACGTGCAGGAACACGCACGGGTCGATATCGAAACTCGACTGAAGAAGTGCGAATCGATGATTACTGGACTCCTCGCGCTCCACGGAAAGGCGCGACGACTCAGGGAGGGATCCATCGCCCTCCTGGCCGGAGAACCCAACGTGGGGAAATCCAGCCTCATGAACCGCCTCACGGGTCGCGACGTCTCCATCGTCCATCCGACTCCCGGGACCACCCGTGATGTGGTGCGAGAATGGATTGAGATGGACGGCTTCCCCGTCGAACTCCACGACACCGCCGGCCTCCGCCCCACCTCCCACCTCTCGCCTCTCACCTCTCACGACGAGATCGAATCCCAAGGGATCGCCAGGACGAAAGACCTCTTCGATCAGGCCGACCTCATCGTCTGGGTGCTGGACGCCAGTGCGCCAAGAGGCGTTCGTTCCGTCGAGGAATTCGCCCAATGGATGAACCAGGCCAACGGCTCGCTCGCCCGAAGCATTTTCGTATTGAATAAGTCGGATCTGGGCAGCACCGTCGATCTCTCATGGCTCCCCTCGCCGTCCACAGACGTCGTCCGCGTTTCCGCACTCACCGGCGAAGGTGTCGGAAACCTGCGGAGGGCCTTGGGGGAGAAGCTGGCCTCCGGAATTCAGTCCAACTCCGAGATGCTCCTTCTGCGACCCCGGCATGTCCAGTCCCTGGAGATGGCCCGTGCCTCCATCCAGGAATGCCGGAACCGGCCTCTCGGCGAAACCGCGCCGGACCTCCTCGCCATCGACCTGCGCGAAGCGGTGGCACACCTCGACGAAATCACCGGCACGATCTCCACCGAAGATCTTCTGGACCGTGTATTCTCCGATTTCTGCGTGGGCAAGTGA
- a CDS encoding ComF family protein: MELGVVVPRAGVWGGVDRSVRSLIALFFPPRCGVCVMLLEADSGGGICPTCTAAMRHVPEPRCIQCGQPFPDSASAEHRCMRCLKDPPHFDRVRSVFVYEEPVQSAILDFKFHGRSGLRFFFSETLLTESDILSEAPRRLDAIVPVPLHRFKLIERGYNQTALLAEELSRAVGVRVERTGLRKVRRTPPQSSLPREERERSLRGAFQAERGRFDGRRILMVDDVMTTGATLSECARTLKAAGAARVEAVTVARAL; this comes from the coding sequence ATGGAACTTGGGGTTGTGGTCCCCCGCGCCGGAGTCTGGGGAGGCGTCGATCGATCGGTGCGGAGCCTGATTGCCCTGTTTTTCCCACCGCGTTGCGGTGTCTGCGTGATGCTGCTCGAAGCGGACTCCGGCGGCGGGATCTGTCCGACCTGCACCGCGGCCATGCGGCACGTGCCGGAGCCAAGGTGTATCCAGTGCGGGCAGCCTTTTCCGGACAGCGCATCGGCCGAACATCGGTGCATGAGATGCCTGAAGGATCCACCGCACTTTGACCGGGTCCGATCTGTTTTCGTCTACGAAGAACCGGTGCAGTCCGCCATACTTGATTTCAAGTTCCACGGCAGGAGCGGGCTGCGATTCTTCTTTTCCGAGACGCTGTTGACGGAGAGCGACATTCTCTCGGAGGCTCCGCGCCGCCTCGACGCGATCGTGCCGGTTCCCCTGCATCGATTCAAGCTGATCGAGCGGGGGTACAACCAGACGGCCCTCCTGGCCGAAGAACTTTCCCGAGCCGTTGGAGTCCGGGTGGAGCGAACCGGGTTGAGAAAGGTCCGACGAACCCCGCCGCAATCCTCCCTCCCTCGCGAAGAACGGGAGCGCAGCCTGCGCGGGGCCTTCCAAGCGGAGCGTGGTCGTTTCGACGGTCGGCGGATATTGATGGTGGACGACGTGATGACGACGGGCGCCACGCTCTCGGAGTGCGCGAGGACGTTGAAGGCTGCCGGGGCGGCTCGCGTGGAGGCCGTCACCGTGGCGAGGGCGCTGTAG
- a CDS encoding S24/S26 family peptidase, which produces MNTGATRSALHDELARDHLVSTLKAGRPVSFRVRGGSMEPWIHDGDIVEVEPDSVLEKGDVALVEDARILRVHRVIDAGTDGIRTAGDRLKRADPPAAWKRVLGRVKRVTRNGRTVHLALHPAIGRVWAALFPLRPRLFPILRTIKRLAQA; this is translated from the coding sequence ATGAATACGGGTGCCACGCGCTCGGCCCTCCACGACGAGCTGGCCCGGGACCATCTGGTGTCCACTTTGAAGGCGGGGAGGCCCGTGTCGTTCCGCGTCCGGGGCGGCAGCATGGAGCCTTGGATCCACGATGGAGACATCGTGGAAGTCGAGCCCGATTCGGTTCTCGAAAAGGGAGACGTGGCCCTGGTGGAAGATGCGCGAATCCTTCGGGTTCATCGCGTCATTGACGCCGGGACGGACGGGATTCGAACGGCCGGCGACCGCCTCAAGAGAGCCGATCCTCCGGCGGCGTGGAAGCGGGTCCTGGGCCGGGTGAAACGCGTAACGAGAAACGGTCGAACGGTCCACCTGGCGCTCCACCCGGCCATCGGTCGCGTGTGGGCGGCCCTCTTTCCACTTCGACCCCGCCTGTTTCCCATCCTGCGCACAATCAAGCGTCTTGCCCAAGCCTAG
- the pal gene encoding peptidoglycan-associated lipoprotein Pal, producing the protein MGTRWTFLAVPSRSAGLATLLLLNGLLVETTLSGCAAKAPTQELADAQSALRAAREAGADTSSPEYRAAEDLLAEALKNLRDKKYPESRTLAADAKRKAEDLLAKLMATRWRSDATPSGEGDLALDPGSLGDAGEILGPGNSYVPDERLALKRIYFRFDEYSLTDEAVEVARKNAEWLSRHPDLTILIEGHCDERGTNEYNLALGERRAERTRDYLVALGIAPARLRIVSYGEEIPLDEGHTEEAWARNRRVQFVRWTDQL; encoded by the coding sequence ATGGGAACCCGGTGGACATTTCTTGCCGTTCCAAGCAGGAGCGCCGGTCTCGCTACCCTCCTTCTCCTCAACGGCCTGCTCGTGGAGACCACCCTTTCGGGTTGCGCGGCGAAGGCGCCGACGCAGGAACTGGCGGATGCCCAGTCGGCTCTGAGAGCGGCCCGCGAGGCCGGCGCCGATACTTCCTCCCCGGAGTATCGGGCAGCGGAGGACCTTCTCGCTGAAGCTCTCAAGAATCTGAGGGACAAGAAATATCCGGAATCCAGAACCCTTGCGGCCGATGCGAAGCGGAAGGCGGAAGATCTCCTCGCGAAACTGATGGCCACGAGGTGGAGGTCGGACGCGACCCCTTCGGGCGAGGGAGATCTTGCGCTGGATCCGGGCTCCCTCGGTGATGCCGGTGAGATTCTTGGACCCGGAAATTCATACGTGCCCGACGAACGTCTGGCGCTCAAACGAATTTACTTCCGATTTGACGAGTACAGCTTGACCGATGAGGCCGTCGAGGTCGCGCGGAAGAACGCCGAGTGGTTGTCGAGACATCCCGATCTGACCATCCTGATCGAAGGGCATTGCGATGAGCGCGGAACGAATGAGTACAACCTGGCCCTGGGGGAGAGGAGGGCTGAACGCACGAGAGACTACTTGGTGGCCTTGGGGATCGCGCCAGCCAGGCTGCGGATCGTTTCCTATGGGGAAGAGATCCCCCTTGATGAGGGCCACACCGAGGAGGCGTGGGCCAGGAACCGTAGGGTCCAGTTTGTGCGATGGACCGATCAACTTTGA
- a CDS encoding AAA family ATPase — protein MYKDYWGFKFYPFENVVDPKLFFRSSVHQEALIRIMYAIKNNKGIGVLSGEVGSGKTTIISYVCALIARYGYQIINFEAPLFRRWEFYKEVVNQFGAAVPVAAGGNVSQVAIIEQLRDILLRQVRNGAGSVVFIDEIQLVEDEGVFEEIRLLSNLVSNGRNLVTQILVGQPQVLKKLESMPNFQQRVAINYHLTPLSHGETLRYVLHRIEKAGGKEEILDKPCYDLIFQYSQGLPRVINTLCDLSLLVAAGVKAKSVAPEVVDKIAFDQGFRK, from the coding sequence ATGTACAAAGACTACTGGGGTTTCAAGTTCTACCCCTTTGAGAACGTGGTGGACCCGAAACTGTTCTTCCGGTCCAGCGTGCATCAAGAAGCCCTCATCCGGATCATGTATGCCATCAAGAACAACAAAGGCATCGGAGTCCTTTCCGGCGAGGTGGGGAGCGGCAAGACCACGATTATCAGCTACGTGTGCGCCCTGATCGCCCGCTACGGGTACCAGATCATCAATTTTGAGGCACCCCTCTTCAGACGATGGGAATTCTACAAGGAGGTCGTCAATCAATTCGGGGCGGCGGTCCCGGTGGCGGCCGGCGGAAACGTCAGCCAGGTGGCCATCATCGAGCAACTGCGGGATATCCTCCTGCGCCAAGTCCGCAACGGCGCGGGATCCGTCGTCTTCATCGATGAGATTCAGCTCGTGGAGGACGAAGGCGTCTTCGAAGAGATTCGGCTGCTCTCCAACTTGGTCTCGAACGGCCGGAACCTCGTCACGCAGATTCTCGTCGGACAGCCCCAGGTTCTCAAAAAGCTCGAGAGCATGCCCAATTTCCAGCAGCGCGTCGCCATTAACTACCATCTCACGCCGCTCAGTCACGGCGAAACGCTTCGCTACGTCCTCCACCGCATTGAGAAGGCCGGTGGCAAGGAAGAAATTCTGGACAAGCCTTGTTATGACCTGATCTTCCAGTACTCCCAGGGTCTCCCGCGCGTCATCAATACGCTGTGCGACCTCTCGTTGCTGGTCGCCGCGGGGGTGAAGGCGAAAAGCGTGGCCCCCGAGGTGGTGGACAAGATCGCATTCGACCAGGGGTTCAGGAAGTAG
- a CDS encoding VCBS repeat-containing protein, protein MTEYPRLRMMLAALLFAACAKQPLIKKDAPGWSLVRGIFETNGFFRDVAVGDVNNDGYLDVIGGNSKVGGINVWLSSAEGSRLDLSMLIRKNLLVDTIEIGDVNSDGWNDIVASPSGRGIEVLLNGRDGTWYSAGMLAQGGSYSTLRMTDLNGDGAVDLVGCNFQYRDQIAGIQVWLNTGKGKFDTDTGPRSEGQCRDVIVTDFDGDNKPDIVAAFWGPTSSVRIWRGDGRGGWWAYPMSPQMKQGIWSVGVADVDKDGLKDLLVALYPNRGVSVIRNKGEDGWEKPKPIFKRGNFWKIWVGDLNGNGQLDLVGASHTGAGMQWWQQDGSWQIQDVGLPIRGDYYGFRVGDLNGDGTPEIVAASYGEGIRLWSTGNAGKLFGSAKTGILPVGTTPLELDSTSETGNYRRAPLETTIVIYFDHSQIALSAQAKSALEYVVAFIKKHPGATVELVGHAEPDAQLPPAIENLEKLSRIRAESVGDYLSELGVNKSLITFSALGETAPLSPVPEANRAVEVVIKLPEAELPQSASQAAAGTEIPPPPRFVEERPYVIGPGDVLAITLWQRGKPEAYVVNVRSDGTISFLFLRDVMIAGNSVKDAIAALENELKRYYKEPLVDVVVKEFNSQRVLVIGAIGGTTAAAGSRVVPLSKPTRIVEVIAAAGGPNIDADLKNVSIANPQGQTQYINMFRVLFEGDQSQNIYVSPGEVVFVPSLQQSVNRIYVFGEVLQPGAFPLRDGATILDVIADAGGYSLQAKISGVGILRPGLERPEILTVNLERLVKKGDSTQNIPIQNRDIIYVPRHAIYTINQWVAAYTQLAGSVLLPLNLVTQINALQKQ, encoded by the coding sequence ATGACTGAATATCCCCGATTGCGCATGATGCTCGCCGCGCTCCTTTTTGCGGCGTGCGCGAAACAACCGCTGATCAAAAAAGACGCCCCCGGATGGTCCCTCGTGCGGGGCATTTTCGAGACGAACGGTTTCTTCCGCGATGTGGCCGTCGGCGACGTCAACAACGATGGGTATCTGGACGTCATCGGAGGCAACTCCAAGGTGGGAGGCATCAACGTTTGGCTGAGCTCGGCGGAGGGATCCCGCCTGGACCTCTCCATGCTGATTCGGAAGAATCTGCTCGTGGACACGATTGAGATCGGCGATGTGAATAGCGATGGTTGGAACGACATCGTCGCCTCCCCCAGCGGCCGAGGGATCGAGGTCCTCCTCAACGGTCGGGACGGAACCTGGTATTCCGCCGGGATGCTGGCCCAAGGCGGTTCGTATTCCACCCTTCGAATGACGGACCTGAATGGCGACGGCGCGGTGGACCTTGTGGGATGCAACTTCCAATATCGCGACCAAATCGCCGGGATCCAGGTGTGGTTGAATACCGGCAAGGGCAAGTTCGATACGGACACGGGCCCTCGCTCGGAAGGCCAGTGCCGAGATGTCATCGTCACCGACTTCGATGGAGACAACAAGCCGGACATCGTCGCCGCCTTCTGGGGCCCCACAAGCTCCGTGCGAATCTGGCGAGGAGACGGTCGAGGGGGCTGGTGGGCCTACCCCATGTCCCCCCAAATGAAGCAAGGCATCTGGAGTGTTGGGGTGGCCGACGTGGACAAGGACGGACTTAAGGATCTCCTCGTGGCGCTGTATCCCAACAGGGGCGTCTCCGTGATCCGCAACAAAGGGGAGGACGGCTGGGAGAAACCCAAGCCGATCTTCAAACGGGGCAATTTCTGGAAGATCTGGGTCGGCGACCTCAATGGCAACGGCCAGCTGGACTTGGTGGGGGCCTCGCACACCGGAGCCGGCATGCAATGGTGGCAACAGGATGGATCGTGGCAGATTCAGGATGTCGGGCTTCCCATTCGAGGTGATTATTACGGCTTCCGGGTCGGCGATCTCAACGGCGATGGAACACCTGAGATCGTCGCCGCTTCCTACGGCGAAGGTATCCGCCTCTGGTCCACGGGGAACGCCGGAAAGCTTTTCGGTAGCGCGAAAACCGGAATACTCCCGGTGGGCACGACCCCTCTGGAATTGGATTCGACGTCGGAAACCGGCAATTATCGCCGGGCGCCCCTCGAGACGACCATCGTCATCTACTTCGACCATTCCCAAATCGCCCTTTCGGCCCAGGCCAAATCCGCGCTCGAATACGTCGTGGCCTTCATCAAGAAACATCCGGGCGCCACGGTCGAATTGGTGGGCCACGCCGAGCCGGACGCGCAACTCCCACCCGCGATTGAGAACTTGGAGAAACTCTCGCGGATCCGCGCCGAGTCCGTTGGAGATTATCTGTCCGAGCTGGGGGTGAACAAGAGCCTCATCACCTTCAGCGCGCTGGGCGAAACCGCTCCCCTCTCCCCCGTCCCAGAGGCCAATCGAGCTGTGGAAGTGGTCATCAAGCTGCCCGAAGCCGAGCTGCCACAGTCGGCGTCTCAGGCAGCCGCCGGAACCGAGATCCCGCCGCCACCGCGGTTTGTCGAAGAAAGGCCGTATGTCATCGGGCCGGGGGACGTTCTGGCGATCACACTTTGGCAGAGAGGCAAACCCGAAGCCTATGTCGTGAATGTCCGGTCCGATGGAACCATCTCCTTCCTTTTTCTTCGGGATGTCATGATCGCAGGCAATAGTGTGAAGGACGCCATCGCCGCCCTCGAAAACGAATTGAAGCGATACTACAAGGAGCCGCTGGTCGATGTCGTCGTCAAAGAGTTCAACAGCCAGCGGGTTCTCGTGATCGGCGCCATCGGAGGAACGACTGCTGCCGCGGGATCACGCGTCGTGCCGCTCTCCAAGCCCACCCGCATCGTGGAGGTAATCGCCGCCGCCGGGGGGCCGAACATCGATGCGGATCTGAAAAACGTCTCCATCGCCAATCCGCAGGGGCAGACGCAGTACATCAACATGTTCCGGGTTCTCTTCGAAGGCGACCAATCCCAGAACATCTACGTGTCGCCCGGAGAGGTCGTCTTCGTCCCCTCCCTGCAGCAGTCGGTCAACCGCATCTACGTATTCGGCGAAGTCCTGCAACCCGGCGCCTTTCCTCTTCGCGACGGGGCCACCATTCTGGATGTGATCGCGGATGCAGGGGGCTACTCCCTCCAAGCCAAAATCAGCGGCGTGGGAATCCTCAGGCCCGGCCTGGAGCGACCTGAAATTCTCACCGTCAACCTTGAACGATTGGTCAAGAAGGGAGACAGCACCCAGAATATTCCGATTCAAAACCGCGACATCATCTACGTGCCCCGACACGCCATCTACACGATCAACCAATGGGTGGCCGCGTACACTCAGTTGGCGGGAAGCGTCTTGCTTCCCTTGAACTTGGTGACCCAGATCAACGCCCTTCAGAAGCAGTGA
- the sppA gene encoding signal peptide peptidase SppA — translation MKSEVKPRRELRILIFLITLHCSLITVPVRAAPLDPRSEGAMFFPASVAYPEASNLLEMNPAGLGVGPGWNTSFFYNRPPAEGGGNRFGLLMHSGPLGVSAQRMDRSTADLPGGGTEVSQPEEGGAPETGSSGDLPNSLIKGSIGLGFGANRFHYGLSFHAVDGGTGHGLDRLGLVDLGVLYRAPRVSVGLALYNLGSQNGRGLVPIDRADSNFRLANTKDEYPKQPIEVSPRIGVGVRPFKSLTTVTADWQQMFTGVKGARSSIGVLDLGWDQVLKPGVHLQSGFRTDDGLERKTMLLGFLLKTRHARVGYQAMATAASGPGGSETAITPALAMLHLHGAAHEDSLFEKNAVAEILVPSELPDQRAVSFLFDERDHFLEFAARIRRLAENEEVHTVLLRIRSLNVDLGRLQEIRSLMGALRKKGKTVVAYLEAFALKEYYLATAADRILLYPHGHLELLGLKIEGMFFKGTLDWLGVVPQFVRAGEYKGAPEQFTEKEFSPKHRENLDSMLGDLFDQMVEGIAEGRRLSREKVAALVDRGFLSAQEAVDEGLVDGTSTWEEAQQQVRQGVGSRSRVWDEARVKAEYESGESWAAPETIAVVYVSGVLARGEGGRFPFFTSAATFADSMVAVLRRLEGARSVRAVVLRVNSPGGDVFASDQIWAAVRRLSQKKPVVVSMGSVGASGAYYLSMGARPVLADGATITGSIGVFYGKFVLKGLYEKLGITKQILKRGRHADVESDVTLLTPEQVKEVQKGVDAWYGVFLDKVREGRGLEAGALEGLAGGRVWTGRQARERGLVDREGGLLESLDLAREKAGIPEDADLRVVEWPRPKALRSFLKTLVAAPASLLNLDFEAGPFFFLGPVGLE, via the coding sequence GTGAAGAGTGAAGTGAAACCCCGGCGAGAATTGCGGATCCTGATTTTTCTCATCACACTTCACTGTTCACTCATCACGGTGCCCGTGCGGGCAGCTCCGCTGGATCCCCGGAGTGAGGGCGCGATGTTTTTCCCCGCGTCGGTGGCCTATCCGGAGGCGTCGAATCTCCTCGAAATGAACCCGGCGGGCCTGGGCGTGGGGCCGGGATGGAATACATCCTTCTTCTATAATCGGCCACCCGCGGAGGGCGGAGGGAATCGGTTCGGTCTCCTGATGCACAGCGGTCCCCTGGGAGTTTCCGCGCAGAGGATGGACAGATCGACGGCGGATCTGCCTGGCGGTGGAACTGAAGTTTCTCAGCCGGAGGAGGGGGGGGCGCCCGAAACCGGATCCTCGGGGGACTTGCCCAACTCATTGATCAAAGGTTCAATCGGTCTTGGCTTCGGAGCCAATCGGTTTCACTATGGCTTGTCGTTCCATGCCGTGGACGGCGGGACCGGCCATGGCCTTGATCGATTGGGGTTGGTGGACTTGGGTGTCCTCTACCGCGCGCCTCGTGTGTCCGTCGGCCTCGCGCTTTATAACCTCGGCAGTCAGAACGGCCGGGGGTTGGTCCCGATCGATCGCGCCGATTCAAACTTCAGGCTTGCCAACACGAAAGACGAGTACCCGAAACAACCGATCGAGGTCAGCCCTAGGATCGGCGTGGGGGTCCGGCCCTTCAAGAGCCTCACCACGGTGACGGCGGATTGGCAACAGATGTTCACCGGCGTGAAGGGTGCACGGTCGTCGATCGGGGTCCTCGACCTCGGCTGGGACCAGGTTCTCAAGCCCGGAGTGCATCTCCAATCCGGATTCCGAACGGACGACGGTCTTGAACGCAAGACCATGTTGTTGGGTTTTCTTCTGAAGACCCGTCATGCGCGTGTCGGCTACCAGGCGATGGCGACGGCCGCCTCGGGTCCGGGAGGTTCCGAGACGGCGATCACTCCCGCGTTGGCGATGCTCCATCTGCACGGCGCGGCCCATGAGGATTCCCTCTTTGAGAAGAATGCGGTGGCGGAGATTCTCGTCCCCTCCGAACTGCCCGACCAGCGCGCGGTCTCGTTTCTCTTCGATGAACGGGACCATTTTCTCGAGTTCGCGGCGCGGATCAGGCGCTTGGCGGAGAATGAGGAAGTCCACACTGTACTTCTCCGAATTCGCTCCCTCAACGTGGACCTGGGGCGGCTACAGGAAATCCGCTCGCTCATGGGAGCGCTGAGGAAGAAAGGGAAGACCGTCGTGGCGTATCTCGAAGCGTTCGCCTTGAAGGAGTACTACCTGGCGACGGCGGCGGACCGAATCCTCCTCTATCCCCACGGGCACTTGGAGCTACTGGGATTGAAAATCGAAGGGATGTTTTTCAAGGGCACGTTGGACTGGCTGGGCGTGGTGCCCCAGTTCGTGCGCGCGGGCGAATACAAAGGGGCGCCGGAACAGTTCACCGAAAAGGAGTTTTCACCCAAGCATAGGGAGAACCTCGACTCCATGCTGGGGGACCTGTTCGACCAGATGGTGGAGGGAATTGCCGAGGGGCGAAGGCTGTCCCGCGAAAAAGTCGCAGCGTTGGTGGACCGGGGTTTTCTGAGCGCGCAGGAGGCCGTGGACGAAGGTCTTGTCGACGGGACGTCCACATGGGAGGAGGCCCAGCAGCAGGTGCGGCAGGGTGTCGGAAGCCGATCGCGCGTTTGGGATGAAGCCCGGGTGAAGGCGGAGTACGAATCGGGCGAAAGTTGGGCCGCCCCGGAAACCATCGCCGTGGTTTATGTCTCAGGAGTCTTGGCCCGAGGCGAAGGAGGGAGATTCCCGTTCTTCACATCGGCGGCGACCTTCGCGGATTCGATGGTGGCGGTGCTCCGGAGATTGGAAGGCGCGAGGAGCGTGCGGGCGGTGGTGCTCCGCGTGAACAGTCCCGGAGGGGATGTTTTCGCCTCCGATCAGATCTGGGCGGCGGTTCGGCGGCTTTCGCAGAAAAAGCCGGTGGTCGTCTCCATGGGGAGCGTTGGTGCGTCCGGTGCGTACTATTTGTCGATGGGCGCCCGGCCGGTCCTCGCGGACGGCGCGACGATCACCGGATCCATCGGAGTGTTCTACGGGAAGTTCGTGCTCAAGGGATTGTATGAGAAATTGGGCATCACAAAGCAGATTCTCAAGCGGGGGCGTCATGCCGATGTCGAGTCGGATGTGACGCTTCTCACGCCGGAGCAGGTGAAGGAGGTTCAGAAGGGCGTGGATGCGTGGTACGGGGTATTTCTGGACAAAGTTCGGGAGGGCCGCGGCCTCGAAGCCGGGGCGCTGGAAGGTTTGGCCGGGGGCCGGGTGTGGACGGGGCGGCAGGCCCGCGAGCGCGGGCTCGTGGACCGGGAGGGGGGACTGCTCGAAAGCCTGGATCTGGCGCGTGAAAAGGCCGGAATCCCGGAGGATGCGGATCTTCGCGTGGTGGAGTGGCCGCGTCCGAAGGCGTTGCGCAGCTTCCTCAAGACTCTGGTGGCCGCTCCGGCCTCTCTATTGAATCTTGACTTTGAGGCAGGGCCGTTTTTCTTCCTAGGACCGGTAGGGCTGGAATAG
- a CDS encoding PqqD family protein, whose amino-acid sequence MKGSKLGKISYHPEIAFRIIDGEAVVITPKDGVMHTLNHVGTALWKMLEKKPTRNDLVDSLVEAYEVTPAAARKDVDGFVAELMSKGLVLVE is encoded by the coding sequence GTGAAGGGCTCTAAGCTCGGAAAAATCTCCTATCATCCAGAGATTGCGTTCAGAATCATCGACGGCGAGGCGGTTGTCATCACTCCGAAAGATGGTGTGATGCACACACTCAACCACGTAGGCACCGCGCTCTGGAAGATGCTGGAAAAGAAACCGACAAGGAATGATCTCGTGGACTCACTTGTCGAGGCGTACGAAGTCACCCCCGCTGCGGCGAGGAAGGATGTCGATGGCTTCGTCGCGGAGTTGATGTCGAAAGGATTGGTGCTGGTGGAGTGA
- a CDS encoding response regulator transcription factor, translating to MTDPDSLCRVLIVEDQKVARDSLARMIGRHSCYSVVGAAGTAEDAMPMVSQLKPNVVLLDLGLPGMSGIEAIRKFRDQSPQVEILILTIFDTDDAVFQSIKAGASGYLLKDSTPEEILEALDLLVSQKGAPMSPTIARRVLQELQKDRGTREATEGLTVREREILDLLAKGYAYKEVAEGLGIAFGTVQTHIKNIYQKLQVTTKIEAVTKVFGLAHRQ from the coding sequence ATGACGGATCCGGATTCCTTGTGCCGGGTATTGATTGTGGAGGACCAGAAGGTTGCCCGCGATTCGCTCGCCCGGATGATCGGCCGGCACTCTTGCTACTCGGTGGTGGGTGCGGCCGGTACGGCGGAGGACGCGATGCCCATGGTGTCCCAACTCAAACCGAATGTGGTTCTGCTGGACCTTGGACTGCCCGGAATGAGCGGCATCGAGGCGATCCGCAAGTTCAGAGACCAATCCCCCCAGGTGGAGATTCTCATCCTCACCATTTTCGACACGGACGACGCGGTGTTCCAATCCATCAAGGCAGGCGCCTCGGGGTATTTGTTGAAGGATTCAACGCCGGAGGAGATCCTGGAGGCGCTGGACCTCCTCGTTTCTCAGAAAGGGGCCCCGATGTCGCCCACGATCGCCCGGCGTGTTCTTCAGGAACTCCAGAAAGACCGTGGGACCAGAGAGGCGACCGAGGGACTGACCGTGCGCGAGAGGGAGATTCTCGATCTTCTGGCCAAAGGCTATGCCTACAAGGAAGTGGCTGAAGGACTCGGCATCGCCTTCGGCACGGTCCAGACCCACATCAAGAATATCTACCAGAAGTTGCAAGTGACGACGAAAATCGAGGCCGTTACCAAGGTTTTCGGGCTCGCCCATCGGCAGTAG